In one window of Photorhabdus laumondii subsp. laumondii DNA:
- the moaC gene encoding cyclic pyranopterin monophosphate synthase MoaC — MSQLTHINSTGEAHMVDVSAKAETSREARAEAFVGMKPETLAMIIEGRHHKGDVFATARIAGIQAAKRTWELIPLCHPLLLTKVEVQLEAQTKYNRVRIESCCRLTGKTGVEMEALTAASVAALTIYDMCKAVQKDMVIGPVRLLEKIGGKLGHFKVEQ, encoded by the coding sequence ATGTCTCAATTAACCCACATCAATTCTACCGGTGAAGCGCATATGGTTGATGTTTCTGCTAAAGCTGAAACATCACGCGAGGCACGGGCAGAAGCGTTTGTTGGAATGAAGCCGGAAACACTGGCGATGATTATTGAAGGTCGCCATCACAAAGGTGATGTATTTGCCACCGCGAGGATTGCGGGTATCCAAGCAGCCAAGCGCACATGGGAATTAATTCCGCTGTGTCATCCATTACTGCTCACTAAAGTAGAAGTCCAGTTGGAAGCTCAGACAAAATATAACCGGGTCAGAATTGAATCCTGTTGTCGTCTGACTGGGAAAACCGGTGTTGAAATGGAGGCCCTGACAGCGGCGTCAGTCGCGGCTTTGACAATTTACGATATGTGTAAAGCGGTACAGAAAGATATGGTCATTGGGCCAGTGCGTTTACTGGAGAAAATCGGTGGTAAATTAGGCCATTTTAAGGTGGAGCAATGA
- the moaD gene encoding molybdopterin synthase sulfur carrier subunit — MIKVLFFAQVRELVGTDSLDLDNRYTTVDSLRMALISKGERWALALENGKLLSAVNQSLVHGGHRLQDGDEVAFFPPVTGG; from the coding sequence ATGATTAAAGTCCTGTTTTTTGCTCAGGTACGTGAGCTGGTAGGTACTGATTCACTGGATCTCGATAATCGTTACACAACCGTTGACAGTTTGAGAATGGCGTTAATATCAAAGGGAGAACGTTGGGCTTTGGCATTGGAAAATGGAAAATTGTTGTCAGCGGTAAACCAATCTCTGGTTCATGGCGGGCACCGATTACAGGATGGCGATGAAGTGGCCTTTTTCCCGCCGGTGACTGGGGGATAA
- the moaE gene encoding molybdopterin synthase catalytic subunit MoaE, producing the protein MENTRIFVGPKNFKLGDEYQWLAQCDEDGAIVTFTGKVRNHNLGDNVGALRLEHYPGMTEKTLRRIVTEARSRWPLQRISVVHRVGTLYPGDEIVFVGVTGAHRHMAFEAAEFIMDFLKTQAPFWKKEFLPDGERWVESRESDQEAVKRW; encoded by the coding sequence ATGGAAAACACCCGCATTTTCGTTGGGCCGAAGAATTTCAAGCTAGGGGATGAATATCAATGGCTTGCTCAATGTGATGAAGATGGTGCTATTGTCACTTTCACCGGCAAAGTCCGCAATCATAATTTGGGAGATAATGTCGGGGCGCTGAGATTGGAACACTATCCGGGAATGACGGAAAAAACATTACGGCGTATTGTCACCGAAGCACGCAGTCGCTGGCCGTTGCAGCGAATCAGTGTTGTCCATCGGGTTGGTACATTGTATCCGGGTGATGAGATCGTGTTTGTGGGTGTGACCGGTGCTCATCGTCATATGGCTTTTGAAGCGGCTGAATTTATTATGGATTTTTTGAAAACGCAGGCACCTTTCTGGAAAAAGGAGTTCTTGCCTGATGGTGAACGTTGGGTTGAATCCCGAGAGAGCGATCAGGAAGCCGTGAAACGCTGGTAA
- a CDS encoding Bax inhibitor-1/YccA family protein, giving the protein MDRYPRSNGSIIQQAGTGLQTYMAQVYGWMTCGLLLTAFVAWYVSQNQNVVLYIFSNSILFYGLIIAQFGLVFVLSGMINRIGASLATGLFMLYSALTGLTLSSIFVIYTIGSVASTFVVTAGMFGALSFYGYTTKRSLSGLGSFLFMGLIGIILASLINLWLKSEALTWAVTYIGVVIFAGLTAYDTQKLKEMGEDLDVNDKENLRKFSIVGALTLYLDFINMFLMLLRIFGDRR; this is encoded by the coding sequence ATGGATCGATATCCACGCTCTAATGGTTCGATAATCCAGCAAGCTGGAACCGGCCTACAAACTTATATGGCCCAGGTTTATGGTTGGATGACTTGTGGTCTGTTGTTAACCGCGTTTGTGGCTTGGTATGTGTCACAAAATCAGAATGTTGTTTTATATATTTTCTCAAATTCAATACTATTTTATGGGTTGATTATTGCTCAGTTTGGGTTGGTTTTCGTCCTCTCTGGCATGATTAACCGCATAGGAGCTTCGTTAGCCACAGGGTTGTTTATGCTCTATTCAGCTCTGACCGGCCTGACGCTTTCCAGTATTTTCGTTATCTATACTATTGGCTCCGTTGCGAGCACTTTTGTCGTGACGGCCGGGATGTTTGGTGCGCTGAGTTTTTATGGCTATACCACCAAACGTAGCCTGAGTGGCCTTGGTAGCTTCTTATTTATGGGGCTGATCGGCATCATTTTGGCTTCTCTGATTAACTTATGGTTAAAGAGTGAAGCGTTGACGTGGGCGGTAACCTACATTGGTGTCGTTATTTTTGCGGGCTTAACCGCTTACGACACTCAGAAGCTGAAAGAGATGGGTGAAGATTTGGATGTGAATGACAAAGAGAATTTGCGTAAATTTTCTATTGTTGGTGCATTGACGCTGTATTTAGACTTCATCAATATGTTCTTGATGTTATTGCGTATTTTTGGCGATCGCCGTTAA
- a CDS encoding aminotransferase class I/II-fold pyridoxal phosphate-dependent enzyme: MNNNKFINYKKIINISESDWENAENNKISGLDVKVSGINYMTDQYGREFHHFCTTSYLGLDYHKDILNGAIDAIKETGSLRIPNSKNRCKLSILEDYERELSALFNAECLSTLSCSSASSGILPLLASGVFTGNVNPVMVFDKYSHYSMNHLKPSCADETEVITAPHNDMGYLEDICKIHKKVVYVADGVYSMGGVADINSIMYLKERYGLFTYLDDSHALSAIGDKGCGYVRSHIKELDEDSIIVASLAKSFAASGGLVMLGSRNQKKLIHRYGGPSNWSQSLNSAAIGAGRASIRIHYKPELKELQEKLKKNIQLFDSLITTDQFGSSTAIRLIQCGDASLANKTAAFLAENGFFTSSVFFPVVPQGRAAIRVTLRADMDSDLIKRFCYLITDFLRESLYQESATLNSLISVA; this comes from the coding sequence ATGAACAATAATAAATTTATAAATTACAAGAAAATTATTAACATCTCAGAAAGTGATTGGGAAAATGCAGAAAATAATAAGATATCAGGTTTAGATGTAAAGGTATCTGGTATAAATTATATGACAGACCAATATGGCCGAGAGTTTCATCATTTCTGTACTACATCATATCTTGGTCTGGATTATCATAAAGATATATTAAATGGTGCTATAGACGCGATAAAAGAAACTGGGTCACTTCGTATACCTAACTCGAAGAATAGGTGTAAACTTTCCATCTTAGAAGATTATGAACGGGAATTGTCAGCGTTATTTAATGCCGAATGTTTAAGTACATTATCATGTAGTTCTGCAAGTTCAGGTATATTGCCTTTGCTTGCATCGGGTGTTTTCACTGGAAACGTAAACCCTGTGATGGTATTTGACAAATATTCTCATTATTCTATGAATCATTTAAAACCATCATGTGCTGATGAAACAGAGGTGATAACAGCCCCACATAACGATATGGGTTATCTTGAAGATATATGTAAAATACATAAGAAAGTGGTTTATGTAGCAGATGGTGTATATAGTATGGGAGGTGTTGCTGACATAAATTCAATAATGTATTTAAAAGAGCGATATGGGTTATTCACCTACTTGGATGATTCACATGCTTTATCTGCTATAGGAGATAAAGGCTGTGGATATGTAAGGTCACATATTAAGGAGCTGGATGAGGACTCCATTATCGTTGCTTCTTTGGCTAAATCATTTGCAGCCAGTGGTGGTTTAGTCATGTTGGGTAGTCGTAATCAAAAGAAACTCATTCATCGCTATGGTGGCCCGAGTAATTGGTCTCAGAGCTTAAATTCAGCGGCAATAGGAGCTGGAAGAGCTTCAATTAGGATACATTACAAGCCTGAGCTTAAAGAGCTTCAGGAAAAATTGAAAAAAAATATACAATTATTTGACAGTTTAATAACTACAGATCAATTTGGCAGTTCGACTGCAATACGATTAATTCAATGTGGTGATGCTTCGTTGGCAAATAAAACGGCTGCATTTCTAGCTGAAAATGGCTTTTTTACATCGTCAGTTTTTTTCCCTGTCGTTCCTCAAGGGCGGGCTGCAATTAGAGTGACTCTCAGAGCTGATATGGATAGTGATTTAATTAAACGATTTTGTTATTTAATTACTGATTTCTTAAGAGAGTCCTTATATCAAGAGAGTGCCACTTTAAACTCCCTAATAAGTGTAGCGTAA